The proteins below come from a single Eptesicus fuscus isolate TK198812 chromosome 5, DD_ASM_mEF_20220401, whole genome shotgun sequence genomic window:
- the LOC114229111 gene encoding four and a half LIM domains protein 1-like: MSEKFSCHYCKSSLHGKKYIEKDGHHCCLSCYDKHCANTCSECRQTIGADSKEVHYKEGFWHDTCFRCAQCQHPLATESFVAKENKIMCKQCSLLENAHICKGCSQPIVPGDQNVEYKGTVWHQDCFICSDCKQVIGTGSFFPKGEEFYCMACYEVRFAKHCIKCNKAITSGGITYQDQPWHADCFVCVTCSKKLAGQRFTAVDDQYYCVDCYKNFVAKKCAGCKNPITGFGKGSSVVTYEGQSWHDYCFHCKKCAMNLASKRFVFHQEQVYCPDCAKKL; the protein is encoded by the coding sequence ATGTCTGAGAAGTTTAGCTGCCACTACTGCAAGAGCTCCCTGCACGGGAAGAAGTACATAGAGAAGGATGGCCACCACTGCTGCCTGAGCTGCTATGACAAGCACTGCGCCAACACCTGCTCGGAATGCCGCCAGACCATCGGTGCAGACTCCAAGGAGGTCCACTATAAGGAAGGCTTCTGGCACGACACCTGCTTCCGCTGTGCCCAGTGTCAGCACCCCTTAGCCACCGAGAGCTTTGTGGCCAAAGAGAACAAGATCATGTGCAAACAGTGCAGCCTGCTTGAGAACGCCCACATCTGCAAGGGCTGCTCACAGCCCATTGTGCCAGGAGATCAGAACGTAGAGTACAAGGGGACCGTATGGCACCAAGACTGCTTCATCTGCAGCGACTGCAAGCAAGTCATCGGGACGGGAAGCTTTTTCCCGAAAGGGGAGGAATTCTACTGCATGGCTTGCTATGAGGTCAGATTTGCCAAGCACTGCATAAAGTGCAACAAGGCCATCACCTCTGGAGGAATCACGTACCAGGATCAGCCCTGGCATGCCGACTGCTTTGTGTGTGTCACTTGCTCGAAGAAGCTGGCCGGGCAGCGTTTCACGGCTGTGGACGACCAGTACTACTGCGTGGATTGCTACAAGAACTTTGTGGCTAAGAAGTGTGCTGGATGCAAGAACCCCATCACTGGGTTTGGTAAGGGCTCCAGTGTAGTGACCTATGAAGGACAATCCTGGCATGACTACTGCTTCCACTGCAAAAAGTGCGCCATGAATCTGGCCAGCAAGCGCTTTGTTTTCCATCAGGAGCAAGTGTATTGCCCTGACTGTGCCAAAAAGCTGTAA
- the LYSET gene encoding lysosomal enzyme trafficking factor isoform X1 produces MVAFSDMPKLPEYSELSDSSTLAVGTARFSGPLHRAWRMMNFRQRMGWIGVGLYLLASAAAFYYVFEINETYNRLALEHIQQHPEEPREGTTWTHSLKARFLSLPFWFWTVIFLIPYLQMFLFLYSCTRADPKTVGYCIIPICLAVICNRHQAFVKASNQISRLQLIDT; encoded by the exons ATGGTGGCTTTCTCTGACATGCCAAAGCTACCCGAGTATTCAGAACTGAGTGACTCTTCAACGCTTGCCGTGGGAACAGCCAGATTCTCAGGACCCTT gcACAGAGCATGGAGAATGATGAATTTTCGCCAGCGGATGGGATGGATTGGAGTGGGATTGTATCtgttggcaagtgcagcagcattTTACTATGTTTTTGAAATCAATGAGACTTACAACAGACTGGCCTTGGAACACATTCAACAGCACCCAGAGGAGCCCCGTGAAGGAACCACATGGACACACTCCTTGAAGGCTCGGTTCCTCTCCCTGCCATTTTGGTTTTGGACAGTTATTTTTCTGATACCTTACTTACAGATGTTTTTGTTCCTATATTCTTGTACAAGAGCTGACCCCAAAACGGTGGGCTACTGTATTATCCCTATATGCTTGGCAGTTATTTGCAATCGCCACCAGGCATTTGTCAAGGCTTCTAATCAGATCAGCAGACTGCAACTGATTGACACATAG
- the LYSET gene encoding lysosomal enzyme trafficking factor isoform X2 — MMNFRQRMGWIGVGLYLLASAAAFYYVFEINETYNRLALEHIQQHPEEPREGTTWTHSLKARFLSLPFWFWTVIFLIPYLQMFLFLYSCTRADPKTVGYCIIPICLAVICNRHQAFVKASNQISRLQLIDT; from the coding sequence ATGATGAATTTTCGCCAGCGGATGGGATGGATTGGAGTGGGATTGTATCtgttggcaagtgcagcagcattTTACTATGTTTTTGAAATCAATGAGACTTACAACAGACTGGCCTTGGAACACATTCAACAGCACCCAGAGGAGCCCCGTGAAGGAACCACATGGACACACTCCTTGAAGGCTCGGTTCCTCTCCCTGCCATTTTGGTTTTGGACAGTTATTTTTCTGATACCTTACTTACAGATGTTTTTGTTCCTATATTCTTGTACAAGAGCTGACCCCAAAACGGTGGGCTACTGTATTATCCCTATATGCTTGGCAGTTATTTGCAATCGCCACCAGGCATTTGTCAAGGCTTCTAATCAGATCAGCAGACTGCAACTGATTGACACATAG
- the MOAP1 gene encoding modulator of apoptosis 1 — MTLRLLEDWCRGMDMNPRKALLIAGIPQTCNVAEIEEALRAGLAPLGEHRLLGRMFRRDENRNVALVGLTEETSFALVPKEIPGKGGSWRVIFKPPDPDNEFLSRLTAFLEGEGMTLVELTRAFGYGNDPFDLDQNMIPEVRAPMLAQALDEALQPALQYVNYKKLRVFSGSDSPEPEEENFESWLFHTTQMMKTWQVSDAEKRRRLLESLRSPAYDIIRVLKINNPLITVPECLKALEQVFGVIDNPRELQVRYLRTYQKDEEKLSAYILRLEPLLQKLVERGAVEREVVNQARLDQIIAGAGDKTLRRRLALPDDGSAPGLLELLELIKDEEATEAEKEEALLQAELLEGHFT, encoded by the coding sequence ATGACGCTGAGGCTCTTGGAAGACTGGTGTAGGGGGATGGATATGAACCCGCGGAAGGCGCTGTTGATTGCCGGCATCCCCCAGACCTGTAATGTGGCCGAAATCGAGGAGGCTCTGCGCGCTGGCCTAGCTCCCTTGGGCGAGCACCGGCTGCTCGGGAGGATGTTCCGGAGGGACGAGAACAGGAATGTAGCCTTAGTAGGGCTTACTGAGGAGACTAGTTTTGCTCTGGTCCCGAAGGAGATACCTGGAAAAGGGGGTAGCTGGAGAGTGATCTTTAAGCCCCCTGACCCAGATAATGAATTTTTAAGCAGATTAACTGCATTCTTAGAAGGAGAGGGCATGACATTGGTTGAGTTGACCAGAGCTTTTGGGTATGGAAACGACCCTTTTGACCTAGACCAGAACATGATCCCAGAAGTGCGGGCCCCCATGTTGGCACAGGCGTTAGATGAGGCTCTTCAGCCTGCCCTGCAATACGTGAACTACAAAAAGCTGAGAGTATTCTCGGGCAGTGATTCTCCAGAGCCTGAAGAAGAAAACTTTGAATCCTGGCTGTTTCATACCACTCAAATGATGAAGACCTGGCAGGTGTCAGATGCCGAGAAAAGAAGGCGATTGCTAGAGAGCCTTAGAAGCCCAGCATATGATATTATTCGTGTCCTCAAGATAAACAATCCTTTAATTACGGTCCCTGAATGCCTGAAGGCTCTTGAGCAGGTTTTTGGGGTTATTGATAATCCTAGAGAGTTGCAGGTCAGATATCTGAGGACTTAccagaaggatgaagaaaaattgTCTGCTTACATACTAAGGTTGGAGCCTTTATTACAGAAACTGGTAGAGAGAGGAGCAGTTGAAAGAGAAGTTGTGAATCAGGCCCGCCTCGACCAAATCATTGCTGGAGCAGGGGACAAAACACTGCGCAGGCGGCTTGCTCTGCCAGATGATGGCTCAGCCCCTGGCTTATTAGAGCTACTGGAGCTGATAAAGGATGAAGAGGCaactgaggcagagaaggaggaggcCCTTCTCCAGGCAGAGTTACTAGAGGGACATTTCACCTGA